The DNA window TCGCCGACGACCATGGACTCCAGCCCGGCGGCGGTGGCGAAGAGCTCGGCGACGGCGTCCGGGCCGTTCCAGGCGGAGGGGACGAGGGGGCCGGGGGCGGGGACGACGGCGGAGACTCCGGCGGGGCCGGCATCGGCGCCCTCGGGGCCGGCGGGCCCGGGAGCGCGGGCCTCGAGGAAGGTGGCCACGGCGCGGGCGAGCGCGGGCGCGCCGGGGTCGACGGGCCCGGCGGCCGCCCCGGCGTCACCGCGATCGGCGGCGGGCCCGGGGCCGGGCGCCGACCCGCCGGCCCCGGAGCCGTCGGCCCCGTCGTCGAGCACGAGGGCGAGACGGTTGCAGGTGGCCAGGACGACGGCTCCGCGCACGCCGGGCACCGCGCGCAGCAGGTCGGGGCCCAGGCGCGCGGTGACGGCACCCAGGCGGGCGACGGCGTCGAGCCCGTGGGTGCGGTGGTCTACGGAGAGCAGATGAATCACGGCAGCCCGTATTGAAGCATCGGGGCCTGTGCGGGGCACAATGGGCGGTGCGCCGAGGCGACCGCGTTGAGACGCCGCGTCATAATCCATTCCCGACGTTTTACCGCCGCGCCCCGGCATCCGCGCCGTTTCAACTCAGAACAGGAATGCAGCCGACCGTGGACCAGGCCCGAACCGAACCTCGCAAATCCGCGCGAGAACGCCACGCGGCGTCATTTTCCGCGAGAACGAGGACCATTCCGTGAGGACGGGCGTGCACAATTCCCCCCGGCCGGCCCGGCCCGCCGGAGCCCCGAATCCCGCCGGAGCCCCCCGGCCGGCCCGGCCCGCCCCGGCGCTGCTGGCCGCCCTGAACGGCGAACGCCCCGACCGCACGCCCGTGTGGTTCATGCGCCAGGCCGGGCGCTCCCTGCCTGAATACCGGGCCCTGCGCCGCCGCGCGGGCGCCCCCATGCTCGACCTCTGCCTGCGCCCCGAGTGGGCCGCCGAGATCACCCTCCAGCCGGTGCGCCGCCACGGCGTCGACGCCGCCGTCCTCTTCTCCGACATTATGGTGCCGCTGCGCCTGGCCGGGGTCGGGGTCCGCATCGAGCCCGGGGTCGGGCCCGTCATCACCCCGCCCGTGCGCGACGCCGCCCAGGTCGCCGCCCTGACCGCCCGCCGCTACGGCGAGGGGCCCGACGGCGAGGCGGGGGTGCGGGCGATCGGACGGGGCGCGGCCCTGGCCGTCGCCGAGCTCGGCTCCCCGGCCGCCCCCGGCGCGGGCGCGACGGCCGGCCCGGGCGGGACGACCGCCCCCGGCGCGGCGGACGGCCCGGACGGCCGCGCCGAGGAGGCGGGCGCGGCGCCGTCGGCCCGCAGCCCCCTGGGCCGGGAACTGGGCGGACGGGAACTGGCCGGACTGGCGCACTCGGCGGACAAGGCCGGGTGGACGCCGCTCATCGGCTTCGGCGGGGCGCCCTTCACGCTGGCCGCCTACCTCGTCGAGGGCCGCCCCAGCCGCGACCACCTCGCCGCCCGCACCCTCATGCACGCCGACCCCGCCGCCTGGGACCGCCTCATGACCTGGTGCGCGCTCCTGACCGGCGACTTCATCGCCACCCAGGTCGAGGCCGGGGCCGTCGCCGCCCAGCTCTTCGACTCCTGGGCCGGATCCCTGTCCCCGGCCGACTACCGGGCGCGCGTCGCCCCCTACTCGGCGCTGGCGATCGAGCGGGCGCGGCGGGCGATCAGCCCGACCACGGGCGGGCCCGCCCCCCTCATCCACTTCGGCACCGGCACCGCCCGGATCCTGGCCCCCATGCGCGACGCCGGGGCCTGGGCCGTGGGCGTGGACGAGCGCACCGACCTGGCCGAGGCCATCGCGGCCCTGGCCGACTCCGCCGGCGGGCCGTGCCCGGTGCAGGGCAACCTCGACCCGGCCCTGCTGGGGGCCGGCGCCGGGGCGCTGGAGCGCGCCGTGGACGCCTGCCTGGAAGCCGGGCGCGCCGCCCCCGCGCACGTGTTCAACCTCGGCCACGGGGTCCCGCCGAACGCCGACCCGGCGGTCCTGACCGGCCTCGTCGCCCGGGTGCACGACTCGGCGGCGTGGGCGCGCACGGCCGCCGAGCCCTGGGAGCCGGGCGACGGGGCCCCGGAGTCGGCCGCGGACCGGGAGCCGGGCGCATGAGCGCGGCGGAGGCGGAGACCTGGGACGCGATCGTCGTCGGCGGCGGCATTGCGGGGCTCGCGGCGGCCTGGGAGCTGACCCGCGCCGGACTGCGGCCGCTGCTGGTCGAGGCCCGCGGCTACACCGGGGGCCTCGTCGCCGGCGCCCGCATCGCCGGGGTCCGCATGGACCTGGGCGCCGAGGGCTTCGTCCTGCGCGGGCGGGCCGTGTCCGAGGCGGCCGAGGCCCTCGGGCTGGAGGTCGTGGGCCCGAGCGGCGGCGGGGCGCGCCTCCTCCTGCCGCCGCTGCCCGACGACGACGACGGCGGCGCGACCGGCCCCGGCCGCCCGGGCCACCGCGGCGACCGCGGCACGGCGGACCCCGACGGCCCCTGGCGCCTCCACCGCATCCCCCGCGACTGCCTCCTCGGCATCCCCGCCGACCCCACCGCCCCCGACGTCGTGGAAATCCTCGGCGAGGCGGGCGCGCGGCGGGCGGCCGCCGACACCGACCTGCCCGGCCGGGCGGGCACGGGCCCGGACGCGGCGGCGGACCTCGCCTCCTTCATCACCGCCCGCATGGGGCCGGCGGTCCTCGACCGGCTCGTGCGGCCCATCGTCGCCGGGATCCACGCCGCCGACCCCGGCGCGCTCGCGGCGGACACGGTGGCGCCGGGACTGCGGGAGGCGACGGCGCACCTGGGGAGCCTGCGGGCCGCCGTCGGCGAGCTGCTCCGGCGCCGTCGGGCCCGCTGGGGCGGGCGGAGTATGGACGCGACCACCCGGGGCGGGCTGGTCCGGCTCACCGACGCGCTGCGGGACGCCATCGAGGCCGACGGCGGGAGCGTGCGCACCCGCACCGGAGCGCAGAGCCTGCGCCCGGCGGGCTCCGCGGGCGATGGCGCCGCCCGCTGGGAGCTGACCCTGGCCCCGACCGGCCGCGGGCCCACGCCCTCGGACGAACCGGTCGCCGTCGGCCCCGCCCAGCGCGTGCGCACCGACCGCCTGATCCTGGCCTGCTCGGCCGGCCCGGCCCGGCGCCTCCTGGCGGGCGCCGGCGTGGAGACGGACCTGAGCGCACCGGTGGGCTCGCCGATCGCCCGCTTCATGCTCATCGTCCGCGCGCCGGGCCTGGCGGGCGCGCCGGTGGGCTCGGGCCTGCTGGTCGCCCCGCCCGCGCCGGGCCGGAGGGCCCCGGTGCGCGCCAAGGCCCTGTCCCACCTCAGCGTCAAGTGGCCGTGGATCGGGCGGGAGCTGCGCGCGCGCCACGGCGAGGACGTCCACGCCCTGCGCCTGTCCTACGGCCGGCCCGGCGAGCCGCGCCCGGAGGTGACGCTCGGCGACGCCCTGGCCGACGTCGAGGCGCTGACCGGGGTGCGCATCGCCCCCGACGATGTCATCGACCACATGCTCGTGCGCTGGGACGGGACCCTACCGCCGGTCGACGCCGCCTACCGCGAGCGCGCCGCGGCCCTGGTCGAGCGGGTCGAGTCCCTCCCGGGCCTGGCGCTCACCGGCGCCTGGGTCGCCGGGACCGGTATCGCCGCCGTCGTCGAGCACGCCCGCTCCCGGGCCGGGCGCCTGGCGGGCGGCGCCGGGGACGACGCCGACCGCAAAGGGCGGTGCTCATGAGCGGGGTCGGGGGCGCGGCCGGGGGCGGGGCCGGTGGCGCGGACCCGGGCGCCGACGCCCGCGCCGACGGGGGCGCCGGCCCCCTCACCGTCCGGCTCGGCACGCGCGCCTCGGCGCTGGCCCTCGCGCAGTCGAAGATGGTGGCCCGCGACCTCCGGGCCGTGGCCGCGCGGGCCGGGACGGCGCTGAGGGTCGAGCTGGTGGAGGTGCGCACCCGCGGCGATGTCGATCCCACCGCCCTGGCGCGCCTGGGCGGGGCGGGGGTCTTCGCGGCGGCGCTGCGCACGGCGCTGCTCGACGGCGAGTGCGACCTGGCCGTCCACTCCTTCAAGGACCTGCCGACGGCGCCCGCGCCCGGGCTGGTCGTCGCGGCGGTGCCGGCGAGGGAGGACCCGCGCGACGCCCTGTGCCTGCCGGGCGGAGCCGGGAGCGGCGCGGATCCAGGCGCCGGGCGGACCGGGACCGCCGATTCGGCCGGGCCGGCGGAGGCGACCGGGCCGGCCGGACGGGGCGCGCTGGCCCGGCTGCGCCCCGGGGCGCG is part of the Actinomyces sp. oral taxon 414 genome and encodes:
- a CDS encoding uroporphyrinogen decarboxylase family protein; amino-acid sequence: MHNSPRPARPAGAPNPAGAPRPARPAPALLAALNGERPDRTPVWFMRQAGRSLPEYRALRRRAGAPMLDLCLRPEWAAEITLQPVRRHGVDAAVLFSDIMVPLRLAGVGVRIEPGVGPVITPPVRDAAQVAALTARRYGEGPDGEAGVRAIGRGAALAVAELGSPAAPGAGATAGPGGTTAPGAADGPDGRAEEAGAAPSARSPLGRELGGRELAGLAHSADKAGWTPLIGFGGAPFTLAAYLVEGRPSRDHLAARTLMHADPAAWDRLMTWCALLTGDFIATQVEAGAVAAQLFDSWAGSLSPADYRARVAPYSALAIERARRAISPTTGGPAPLIHFGTGTARILAPMRDAGAWAVGVDERTDLAEAIAALADSAGGPCPVQGNLDPALLGAGAGALERAVDACLEAGRAAPAHVFNLGHGVPPNADPAVLTGLVARVHDSAAWARTAAEPWEPGDGAPESAADREPGA
- a CDS encoding protoporphyrinogen/coproporphyrinogen oxidase — translated: MSAAEAETWDAIVVGGGIAGLAAAWELTRAGLRPLLVEARGYTGGLVAGARIAGVRMDLGAEGFVLRGRAVSEAAEALGLEVVGPSGGGARLLLPPLPDDDDGGATGPGRPGHRGDRGTADPDGPWRLHRIPRDCLLGIPADPTAPDVVEILGEAGARRAAADTDLPGRAGTGPDAAADLASFITARMGPAVLDRLVRPIVAGIHAADPGALAADTVAPGLREATAHLGSLRAAVGELLRRRRARWGGRSMDATTRGGLVRLTDALRDAIEADGGSVRTRTGAQSLRPAGSAGDGAARWELTLAPTGRGPTPSDEPVAVGPAQRVRTDRLILACSAGPARRLLAGAGVETDLSAPVGSPIARFMLIVRAPGLAGAPVGSGLLVAPPAPGRRAPVRAKALSHLSVKWPWIGRELRARHGEDVHALRLSYGRPGEPRPEVTLGDALADVEALTGVRIAPDDVIDHMLVRWDGTLPPVDAAYRERAAALVERVESLPGLALTGAWVAGTGIAAVVEHARSRAGRLAGGAGDDADRKGRCS